A stretch of DNA from Syngnathus acus chromosome 1, fSynAcu1.2, whole genome shotgun sequence:
GCCCATTTTTCTAATTTCTCAATACATAATGCATGAATCTTAATGATTAAAAGGAGCTGGTTATCTATAATCAGGTCTAATTATGTACTGATATGAATTGGCATTAACCTTGTCACATGCTTTGCTCCTTTGTCTTCTCTTTGTGTTCTCACAGGGCCAGTCTGAGTAAAATCTATAGAAACTTCAGTTTATGGGATTTGACTTTTATTGAATACGTTATGTGGTAAGACTGATGAGTTGCACTCAGTATAATAACTTCTCCACAATGTCAACATTGACCCACAAAAGCATTTTCTTCCCTCTATATTCATGCCATTCCACCTTTCTGAACTGAAACTATACAGTGACATTATTAGCTGCTGGAAATCTGCAGGGCAGAATTACACTACAGCACTGTTGGCCTCCGCTGCTGGTGGAGCTGCAGCTTCTGCTGCAACTTCTCCACAGCTGCCTGCGTATCAACTGCTGCAATTTCTGCAGCGGCATCAACCGCTGCTGGAACATCAGCAGGAGCCGCGGGGTTTGCTGCGGGCGCTTCTGCTGCCTCCTCGGCCTCTTCGGTGTCCTCGGCTTCTTCTGCCTCCTCAGAGTTCAAAGGGGCAACAGGGGCGGCAGCTTTTGAGGCAGGGTTGGCATCCTGTAATCCAGATAATTGAGAATATCTTAAAACCtttggacaatttagagttttcgacattcatgtttttggaatgtagaAGGAACGTGGTTCAACCCACACAAGAACATACAAatgccacacaggaaggccagagctTAGATTTGAACATCTAACTTCAGAACTGTGACACTGAATGTGAAGCATTGTCTTTAGTGTTTCTCTTTTGCACCAAGAAGAGGAAGTGCACACAGTGGTGATAATTTGATATTCTAAATGTCAAGCTTGCATgtcacctcctcttcctctgatACATCGCCAACCGGCTGAGCCGCTGCAACAGCAGGCGGAGGAGGACTGGCAGTGGCCGTATGAACTGGTGCACTATCCACCTGCTGAAGAACCCTCAGTCAATgagtttttgcattttgaaaaaaagaaaagttgcatTAATTGCAGTGAGAACATATACCTTAGGTGCTGCCTCAGCTGGCTCAGCCTGGACAAAATAGTATTTGTATTAATCCATACCCAAATAATTAGTATTATCCTAGCAGAAGCATTATTCTAAAATTGTTTATAAATTATAGTTACAGAGCAATTAACTACAACTGTACTTGCTCATAAtgtggattttatttattcgacTATAGAGGGGAGCAGTTGTCTATTTGGAATGTcgaataatttttttccacacttgaTGAAGTTGAAGACAGTAAAACTAATCTGAAGGCTCATGGATCActagaacaaaaacaacaacactatATAGTGACCACAGACGCAAGTTAAACACAAATAGTAGGTCCacctgttttggttagcattGATGTTCAAGGCTAAGGAGTTAACTATTTAACTATTTGCCAACGCCCATGCCatggaacaacaacaaaccttACGTAACCATCCCAACGGAAACCCTCGAGAAATAAATGGTGTTGAATTGAGCTTACCCAAAGAAGCCTTTTGAATTAATGGTGAAGCATAAGCATCAAGCAAGATGAGTTAATTTGCCTCAATCCCGCTTTTACGGATTTGGTAGTTTGGGGTCTTACTGGTGGAGCTTCACCAGCAACTACTACTCCAGGAGTCTCAGATGCAGGAAGGAAAGGGTTTGCCACCATcccctgaaaagaaaaatacaaatgggcgagta
This window harbors:
- the enam gene encoding enamelin, translated to MERAVIMMCLFVACSTAPVQESENNEIAAHANEALRLMEMYRLYQQQGMVANPFLPASETPGVVVAGEAPPAEPAEAAPKQVDSAPVHTATASPPPPAVAAAQPVGDVSEEEEDANPASKAAAPVAPLNSEEAEEAEDTEEAEEAAEAPAANPAAPADVPAAVDAAAEIAAVDTQAAVEKLQQKLQLHQQRRPTVL